The genomic segment GCAGTCTCGGTAACACGAGTCACAACGCATTTTAACCCGACATTTAgtggcgttttgtttttttaagaattcaccaacaccgcgaAACATTTTAGCACAGAAAAAGTCTGTGAGCGtcatttcctgttgctggaGTTGATGCTTGAGATGACCGCAGAGACGGATACATTTGCGACatgacaattatttttttaggaGTTATTTcgctgcgttgaagcgagctgtcATGTCattgttcccgtggtcagagccagaaccagaaccagagacggtacggacatctgtgtcccaacatgTAACGGTACGTCAGCGCTGACAGCCGTGTGTCCGAGCAGCTTACAGATATAAACATGTCtggaattaatgtttagtcttgctacacgtaatatcattacattttatcagcggtggaaagtaactatgccgtacttcaatacaattGTATGGTACTTTTAAGTATTTAAAGTACTTTGAGTATTTAAattttctcctactttatacttctactctaccACAATTCAAAGTCAACTAGGCCTATTGTACGTTTGACTTCACTATTTAtattatagctttagttactttgcagattcagattaataatacaaaatattatgaataaactatgatgtattaaagtggataaagatgagactttagTGATCCCGTGGGGAAATTTACAAGCTACCTGCCATGTCAAAGCCTACttctgctgttattttggtgaaagtgactcaaaagtaatgcaaaagtagagTAAAGAcaataatattgtaatataactaattactttcaaatgacagtaactagaaatacatgaaacatacataaatgtcatattttcataatgtttttaccattgttttcatttgttcAAGGTttaagctgcgctttttcaaaATACGTCATCTTGTTGCGCCCTCTTCTTCTGCAGTAGTTTAAAGGCAAGCGACTGGATAATTTGTGCCACCAGTTGTTTATCTCGATGCTCTCGCCTCCTAATATTTGCATAACAGTGGTGGATGGAAAAGCgcattcatttgcatattttcttGAAATTAGGTTAAAATTTGCACTAAATTTGAATGAAAGCTTTGCAAGAGATACGTCACAAACTTGCTTGCCTCTCTCATGCAGcaaaacaataaacaacatTTGACCATACCACTGGCACTtctatacataaaaaaaactcaaaagaggagaagaggagtgTGGACCCTGTCGCGGGCAGGGAAAAGAGTGCAACATGCTTAATGAGTTTGaggtaaatgtgtgttttagcaGGAGCAAGGTTGAATTTGTGTTACAGTGCAATCTAGGACCACGGTTTCTGACTGATGACCAAATAGGGAGACTGACCGAGAGTCACGGTTGGGGGGGTTGGTCTTGATGGGCGTCTCCTCCTCTGAGCTGCTGTCGTCATCATCTGACTCTTCTGACTGGATCTCCTCCACCATCGATCGTAGAGGGCCtgggagaggaggacagagtCACACAAACGATTATACAACTCACCTCAACCCTTCACCTCCAGATAACTTGAAACACTAATTAATAAATCATCTCTGTGATGAAACAAGGTGAATGGACTCTCTACCTTGCCCTTGTTTCTGTCCCGGCTCAAAGTCGGAATCTGAACTGGAGTCAGAGCTCGAACTGGAATTGGAAGGACTGGAAGGGGCAGACTGCTGtaagaggagaaggagataaTGACGAGGAGGAAAGAAACGGACAGAAAGTTGgtgggacaaaaaaaagagaaatgggcTGATAAGTCTTGAGTTCAGGATCAATGCAGGAGGTGATTattgtgctgtttttttcctgACTTAATTTTTGGGAAACATGGATATTCAAAATCAAAGATTTGAAGTTAAAAGGACCAATCTAAAAGTACGTTCATGTCCATCTATAAATTAAGTTGTGTAACAAATggataaaaatacaaattagCAAGTACAGCATGTttttagagctgaaatgataaattgattaaCTGATTAATAATCAATAGATGGAGACTTTAATTTAATCGCAGCAAAAATACATTGCAAGTTTCTTATTTGTAAGGGTTTGTTGCTTTTCCTAGTTTTATGTGATGTCACGTTACACAGGGCTTAAAGAAATGTTAggtattttcactattttctgacaaatAATCgattaaatgagaaaataatcggCATATAAAGTCATAATTgtctttagttgcagcccttaatatgaaatataattaatttaaataaaaatttttGAAAACCATGATATAAAAtccttttattcattttcaccTTAAAAAATGTGGCTCCTGTGAAGCCGACATACCTCTGACTTCGACGATGCTTCATCCTCTGAATTCGACTCTTCCGACTCTGGAAGTTTTTTGGGCTCCTTCGGCTCCTGCGTGTCATTTTTGCCTTTGGCCCAGCGACCTTTTTCTTTGGGAGGTTTCTTCTCTGCATACGGCTGGCTggctgcagaggaggaggagacacgAGGAGAAGTTCCTGTGAAGGCAACGGCGGTCGGCCCCTTCGGCCCCTCTGAGCTGGCCTTCTTCTGCTTCTTTGCGCTGGGTTTGGGAGACTCGACAGTAGAGGGTCGTTTCCCCGGGGCTTTGGGCTCTGCGGGCCCTCCCCCGCCTCCTCCCCCACCACCCCCGCCGCTACCAGCCCCCCCTCCTTTAGGGGACATGCCCTCCATCTTTGACTCCTTCAGGGTGAGTTTAGGCTCCTTGAAGGCAGCCTTGGGTAGAACTTTAACTTCATCTTTCACTTTGATCTCTGACGGCTTTTTtgaagatgaggaagaggaaggatcGCGGCCACTCTTGCTGCTTCCGTCTCTGTCGTTGTCTCCTTTCGACGTGGCTTTGCTCTCAGAGTCTTTTCGGGGCCGTTCACGGTGCTCCTTGGTCAGTTTGTGCGGTTTGGGTCCTTTGCTGCTGCCACCACTTCCCTCTTTGCTGGGCTcctggaaaaagaaaacaaaagcactGTCACCCACAATCTACTCTTAGAGCACTCAGCCGAAAGCCTTATTAAAGGAAACGGAAGCACAAAGACCTTGTTAAGGTCTGGCCAGTCTAGTCTGTACCGATCACATTATTTACTGTGAAGGAGATGCCAAACtaagcactttggtcagtgTGAACTTCCGGCAAAATATTAATTCTCTCAGTAATTagtctaaaaaacaacaacagactaAAAGTCTACAGCCACACTAGCGGCTATGTGAGACTGGACTtgggcacagcagtgctttgagctaaatgctaaaataagcatgctaacatgctgaggTTTAGAGGGTATAATGTTTATGTTCACCATCATAgcttagtgtgttagcatgctaacattagctaattagcactaaacacaaagtaagcTGAGGCTGATTAGAACATCTTCAGTTTTGctggtatttggtcataaaccagcTAAATGTCAACCtaatggtggcactagaggcaaagtcaggggatcaccaaagtcagtaggattaaTCCTCTGGGGATCGTGAATGTTGGTACCAAATGTCATGggaatccatccaatagtacatccaaagtggtggaccaacttACAGACTTTGCCATCCCTGAAGCCGTGCTACTAGCATGGCCACAAACGGtagacaaatatatacaaagaaAAAGTTAGTTCACCAAAtacttcacaagttaaataaaaagatacTATACTTCTCTCTGCACTACTGTGCGAGAGTATTTACACACTGCTTCTGCCAATCTAAACTGACAATCCTGGGCAAACAGGCCATCTCAATGGTTGTATTGCTTGAGTTACATTAGATTATACTATTACTTTGAAGGGCAGTAAATGAGAACATTTTAATTTAGAATACTTTGAGTGCAGCAGACAAAGTAAGCATTTACTGAAAGATGTATCCACAGAAGTGGATTTCACCAGAGCTCTCTGGCACAGTGATACAAGTGGAGGATGCTATTTACACACTGCTCATCCACTTATCAGCAAACATTTTTGCGGGTTTTTAAACTTGATATGTACATAAGAGCCTTTATTATGATAGACTCAATACAGACTGGAGCATTGGAGAGAGTGGTTATGGGTGAGTCTTCAGAGGTGGCTCTCATTGACTCTTTTAATAATCAGCAGATGGGCACAGCTGGATGAAACCAAGTCCAAGCCAGTTCTCAGCACACAGCCACAGTAATATTgttcagaaaatgtatttctacAAAATGAGGGGGAAATTTAGTTTACAGGGTATATAGGTGTATGACATCAGCCTGTTTAAGTAGGTCACCGATTGTGTCAAGAAAAACATTAGGAGGAACCTGCAGAACAACACACTTAAAGAGAAGACCTATGCAAAGCTATAAATGAGAAACCAATGCCATTTTATTTAGTCAAACATGAAGGCCTTACCACTGTACTGGTCTGTGAAAGGttgaaatcaaaacaatggCAACAATGGAAAATGTAACGGGAtcagttttgtgttttctcccGATATGTCCCGTCTACTGGCAGATAAGCTGGCTGAGTAATTCTGCATACAGATACTCAAAAACAGATGGCTATGATTAAAAGCCTAGGTCAGACTGTTCTCAAGACCGATTCAATGATTTTGCactgtttatttcatttgtccCCATATCCTTCAAAAAAACGAATTGAATGATCAATAGTTGTGACACTTTCTGGTTAAATACTCCAAATGAATGAGCAAGCTGACAGTGCTAGTGAGAtaactaaaatggcattttctaGTTGGCAATTTAACCAACCTTTGACAGATGAGAGGTCTTGGTCTTCTTGGGATCTGagaaggcagagagagggatggTGGGGAGCATTGGGTAGTCTGGACTGGGCCTCGACACAGCTTCAGCCCCCTCTGGAACCACCAATACCTGAAATTAAAGAGACAAGAGTTATGGAGCTTCTGTGTAGATCTTATGCGTTGTATACACTGTAAATTCTCAAATAGTGTCCAGGGTCTATATTTACTTTGACTGAAGACAGAACCAGGCTTTGTATAGAGTTATTTTTTCCCCAAAGACAAATGTTAAGTGACTCACAGTTGGAGCATGTCTAAGGCTTGAATCATCAGTACAAAAGATGAGCAACTCTTTTAAGCACCCGTCACTAAGACTTTCTGATGTGCAAGAACTTTTAAGTGTGTTAAGAAAACTGACTTCAGCTTACATCTTCACCATCAGATTCTGGGTCATTTTTGGATGAATTCAGCTGTGGCAATGACTTTTGTCCACAAATTCAACGACAAAGTGTTTTAATTTGCTACCGCTCTGACTGTATTCTTCTCACATAGTAACGGGCTTAGGCTCATGGGTATTGTAGTATTTAGGCCGTCCGCCATGACAAACTTATGGGAAAAAAAACCGATTTCTTTGAAacaaagtcaaaataattcaaactGGTGGCCATAACATAAACCTATGTGATTGTTACATTATGCAGTCCCTTGTTTCTATGTGAAGTAACACTGACAGGATTTCTGCAGGATTCACTAAGTAAAATTCAAGACTAACGTATGAAAGTATGATTAATAACCAGTAGGGTGGGAAGTGCTAAACAATTTGATATGATAATCAATAAATCTAGACCATATTGCGTCTAGATTTATTGATTATCATATCAAATTTTTAGTGCTTCCCAGCAGCATATAACAGTCATTTCTAATgatataattaatttaattaacgTGAACAACACAAATAAGTAACATAATTGGATTGATGGCATAACCAATTCAAAATGATGAATTAATTTGGGTTCATTTCAGTTTTTGCTAAAATTGACAGTTGCTACTGTAGCTCACAGCAGTGACAGTGTTTGCTGCAGGTCTGATGACGCTGACTAAAACTCCACAAGGAAGGATTGAACAGCCTCCTATGTGCACAATCGAGTGTTGCAACAATCCAACTTTTAGTTGGTAAGTTATAGGTGTACAGCATCTCTTAACAATCTGCAATCAGATACAACAATGTTGTATAACTAACATAATCTATGGCAGGCAAGAGAAAATATTTAAGACATTTAAGGCCTTTTTGGGGGAAAGttagatgatttaaaaaaaatgtcgaGACCTGCAGATACCCTGCAtcgaggaaaaaaacatttccagaaAACAGCAGTTCCTCCCACTTCAAAACTAATGATGCAATATGTCATGTAGTAGTTGCTATTGATTCTAGTCACTCATTTAGCCATGACTCCAGTGAACCACCCAGTGTGTCAGGCAGCCTCACCCCTCCAGCTTTGATCAGCTTTCTCCTGAATTCTTTGGTGGGGTTGTTGAACGTGAGCTTCTCACAGCGCAGGTGGTTGACTGGTGGGTTGCCCTCCAAGTTGAGGAATAGGTCATAGttgaaacacactttttttggCTCCTCCTGAAGGATGATAACAGGATAAAACACTGATTTCAACACCTCAAACACCTCCTCTAACAGCATGTGTGAGACCATTTAATTTGTGTTTGCCTTTCTGCATTACACCTCTCAATATCGACATATTACACAACAAAAAGATAAAAGCTGAATGAAGGAACTACCATCCGGGAAGTCCAGAAAACAGAGACACAGCCAGAGCCGACACACTGATAAGAATCAACTTACATTCCTGAGAGAAGCTGTGGAGAAGTGGACAATTAAAGCTGAGGAAAAGGCATGCTTGAGAGAAAACAATCCATCTGCATTTACGTGAAGATATTTTTAATGGTTGCTGATATTTACACTCTGCTTGCTCACCTTTTAAGTATTTTCTTGACAGATTTGACCATTGTGTaaaagttaaaggacaattccggcgcaaaacgaacctaggggttattaacagatgtgtacccactctgtcgctctctgggacatgttttcatgctaattgaatgtgtttgtagcttgaaagacgctagcgcggaccactgattagcttacaacgctagtattcggggcacagggaaagtaaaaacaaatcgccatttataccactaaaaatgctcaaaatatcaccaaacttcaaccgtagcataatgagggtccctaaatgttaaccaaagcattgagaactttgtacgTGTACAGactgtttattgaaaagatacattataaaaagacactcgcgttcatgtttacatgccgccgccgtcttgaaaaccagtcatgatttacagctggcgatgcaaactaaaatcaaaagcaatttgctcaatatatctgaaataatcgcattCTGCATAACTtctctagtgtacttactcagtggataactatctatctatctggtccctccggtctgggttgccatctccaatttattttcgggacatggaaaaaaagtttcaagtagctacagccctgtttatcagagaggggaaattttcagactgtacaaaacactgcgtctcttgggcgtcgcgacgcaacaggtcccactccgtgcaacacagacactcctgttcagTGTCCATAGCTTCCCAATGTCTGCAGGTACACAACCAGTTTTCCGAAGTACGAGGTTGTGTTGCAGCTTTGACTACCAGCAGCTCTcgctctctcgtagccctttcacggagctcccgcagctcttcgttcaataaacggTCTGTACTTACAATggtctcaatgcttcggttaacatttagggacactcgttatgctaccgttgaagtttggtgatattttgagtggtataaatagcgatttgtttttatttttcctgtgccccgaatactagctacaaacacattcgattagcatgaaaacatgtcccagagagcgacagattgggtacacatctgttaataacacctaggttcgttttgcgctggaattctcctttaattgcACAGAGGAGGATGTAACATTTTGGGTGCAGTCCAGAGGTTTAATATTATAAATAGCTGCAAGAGACAATGGTTCACTGATGTGCACATAGCTCTTAAGCATCGTCCTTATCTTATAATGCGAGTACATTTCATTCATGTCAATGGCTCATGGGTACTTAAAAAAGGTGCCAGTATAATAGTGTGtgctcattttatttctcacttaaagAGAGAAATGTCCCTCTCATAAAAGTTGTACTAACGCAATCGtgctttctgattggctaaGTGCATGTATAACTCCTTCTGGAGAGTGTGTTAGTACAGCTGCCCAAAGGAAGCCATTcacacaaaaaatgtgttttaaaccaTCACTGTGTTGCACTTAAACAATCTACATGTACTTAATGTAATTTGATTATTCTTGGACAATAACTCGATTTCTGAAACATGCGAAAAGAAACAGCCAGTTTCGATTATCAAATTAAGGAATTAACCTGGTCAACACGGCTAGCTTTCTGTTTTACCTCCCAGTAACCCagatttttgtgtgcatgtaatgtTTGCAGTCTATGCTTGGCCTCCTTCAGTCTGTTAATATTTCAGTGCAGTTCACAAGTACTATAGCCACATTATTTGTAGAAGATTCCATAATATAACACCTGCAACATGTAAAAATCAATTTACAAATTTCAAACTATATTGAATTTTTATTTCCTAAAACTTTCtaatcctcccccccccccgcctacATTTCTTTTCTATAAATATAGCAACTACACAGCTTACTATCCGTGTCCAGTTGATCTCACCTTGTTCTTGAAGTAGACCTCAATAGGCATGAGGAAGCCTGCGTAGCCCGACTCCTCCACTTTGTACGGAGGCTCCTTGCATactgcagacagacaaaaacatgtCAATG from the Sander vitreus isolate 19-12246 chromosome 9, sanVit1, whole genome shotgun sequence genome contains:
- the LOC144523195 gene encoding protein ENL-like isoform X2, which produces MENQCTVQVKLELGHRAQLRKKVTSEGFTHDWMVFVRGPETGDIQHFVEKVVFRLHESFPKPKRVCKEPPYKVEESGYAGFLMPIEVYFKNKEEPKKVCFNYDLFLNLEGNPPVNHLRCEKLTFNNPTKEFRRKLIKAGGVLVVPEGAEAVSRPSPDYPMLPTIPLSAFSDPKKTKTSHLSKEPSKEGSGGSSKGPKPHKLTKEHRERPRKDSESKATSKGDNDRDGSSKSGRDPSSSSSSKKPSEIKVKDEVKVLPKAAFKEPKLTLKESKMEGMSPKGGGAGSGGGGGGGGGGGPAEPKAPGKRPSTVESPKPSAKKQKKASSEGPKGPTAVAFTGTSPRVSSSSAASQPYAEKKPPKEKGRWAKGKNDTQEPKEPKKLPESEESNSEDEASSKSEQSAPSSPSNSSSSSDSSSDSDFEPGQKQGQGPLRSMVEEIQSEESDDDDSSSEEETPIKTNPPNRDSRLSLESESDSSDGSHSPSRDPAPPPQKHSSSNNKVSGRKSPDSSFRSEKVLKKGYDKAYTEELVDLHRRLMALRERNVLQQIVNLIEETGHFNVTNTTFDFDLFSLDESTVRKLQSYLEATAT
- the LOC144523195 gene encoding protein ENL-like isoform X1, with translation MENQCTVQVKLELGHRAQLRKKVTSEGFTHDWMVFVRGPETGDIQHFVEKVVFRLHESFPKPKRVCKEPPYKVEESGYAGFLMPIEVYFKNKEEPKKVCFNYDLFLNLEGNPPVNHLRCEKLTFNNPTKEFRRKLIKAGGVLVVPEGAEAVSRPSPDYPMLPTIPLSAFSDPKKTKTSHLSKEPSKEGSGGSSKGPKPHKLTKEHRERPRKDSESKATSKGDNDRDGSSKSGRDPSSSSSSKKPSEIKVKDEVKVLPKAAFKEPKLTLKESKMEGMSPKGGGAGSGGGGGGGGGGGPAEPKAPGKRPSTVESPKPSAKKQKKASSEGPKGPTAVAFTGTSPRVSSSSAASQPYAEKKPPKEKGRWAKGKNDTQEPKEPKKLPESEESNSEDEASSKSEQSAPSSPSNSSSSSDSSSDSDFEPGQKQGQGPLRSMVEEIQSEESDDDDSSSEEETPIKTNPPNRDSRLSLESESDSSDGSHSPSRDPAPPPQKHSSSNNKVSGRKSPDSSFRSEKVLKKGYDKVGRAYTEELVDLHRRLMALRERNVLQQIVNLIEETGHFNVTNTTFDFDLFSLDESTVRKLQSYLEATAT